The following are encoded in a window of Magnolia sinica isolate HGM2019 chromosome 11, MsV1, whole genome shotgun sequence genomic DNA:
- the LOC131218493 gene encoding uncharacterized protein At1g01500 isoform X1, with amino-acid sequence MECCYESATADSVADPSRKIINHSTYQPKLSSWFDLRVFYVRVSNFEVDQSTPEYLTLKHIPLSPDTLLDVNSGRSSIYSDSVSSLLRRDRVDKKAEEVTFVSTDSIKMTGSVKFEVYDRDDLLLSGVLEMCSNGFTGESKNHSKRWSMNFQPLKTSGAGFLKAKQYMSPELPLPTVDVYVAGSFSGTPIILTKTIQLSFQKKHVRKGMLDSIPEYETTESKTDVPSDLDLQLLEFREQESDDDDYDSLYSRAKYIESEDGELSWFNAGVRVGVGISLGICVGIGIGVGLLVSTYQATTRNFKRRLV; translated from the exons ATGGAATGCTGTTACGAGTCCGCGACTGCAGATAGTGTTGCTGATCCGTCTAGAAAGATCATCAATCACTCTACTTATCAGCCCAAGTTGTCGTCTTGGTTTGATCTGAGGGTTTTCTATGTGAGAGTCAGCAATTTTGAGGTCGACCAATCGACCCCAGAGTATCTCACTCTCAAACATATCCCACTGAGCCCTGATACTCTCCTTGATGTGAACAGTGGGCGAAGTAGCATTTACTCTGACAGTGTTTCCTCACTTCTACGAAGGGATAGGGTCGATAAGAAAGCTGAAGAAGTCACGTTTGTAAGCACAGATAGTATAAAGATGACTGGGAGTGTGAAATTTGAGGTATATGATAGAGATGATCTGTTGCTCTCTGGAGTTCTAGAGATGTGCAGTAACGGTTTCACCGGAGAATCGAAGAACCATAGCAAAAggtggagcatgaatttccagcCATTGAAGACTTCGGGGGCAGGCTTCTTGAAGGCAAAACAATACATGAGTCCTGAATTGCCTTTGCCAACAGTGGATGTCTATGTCGCCGGTAGTTTCTCCGGTACTCCTATCATCTTGACGAAGACAATTCAGTTGAGTTTTCAGAAGAAACATGTGAGGAAGGGAATGTTGGATTCAATCCCAGAGTATGAAACAACCGAAAGCAAGACCGACGTACCTTCTGACCTTGATTTGCAG TTATTGGAATTCAGGGAACAAGAGAGTGATGACGATGATTACGACAGTCTCTACTCGAGGGCAAAATACATAGAGAGTGAGGATGGGGAACTCTCATGGTTTAACGCGGGCGTGAGAGTAGGTGTTGGGATCAGTCTCGGAATCTGCGTGGGCATTGGAATAGGGGTCGGTTTGCTTGTCAGCACTTATCAAGCAACCACTAGAAACTTTAAAAGACGTCTCGtgtaa
- the LOC131218493 gene encoding uncharacterized protein At1g01500 isoform X2: protein MECCYESATADSVADPSRKIINHSTYQPKLSSWFDLRVFYVRVSNFEVDQSTPEYLTLKHIPLSPDTLLDVNSGRSSIYSDSVSSLLRRDRVDKKAEEVTFVSTDSIKMTGSVKFEVYDRDDLLLSGVLEMCSNGFTGESKNHSKRWSMNFQPLKTSGAGFLKAKQYMSPELPLPTVDVYVAGSFSGTPIILTKTIQLSFQKKHVRKGMLDSIPEYETTESKTDVPSDLDLQAFRFTV from the exons ATGGAATGCTGTTACGAGTCCGCGACTGCAGATAGTGTTGCTGATCCGTCTAGAAAGATCATCAATCACTCTACTTATCAGCCCAAGTTGTCGTCTTGGTTTGATCTGAGGGTTTTCTATGTGAGAGTCAGCAATTTTGAGGTCGACCAATCGACCCCAGAGTATCTCACTCTCAAACATATCCCACTGAGCCCTGATACTCTCCTTGATGTGAACAGTGGGCGAAGTAGCATTTACTCTGACAGTGTTTCCTCACTTCTACGAAGGGATAGGGTCGATAAGAAAGCTGAAGAAGTCACGTTTGTAAGCACAGATAGTATAAAGATGACTGGGAGTGTGAAATTTGAGGTATATGATAGAGATGATCTGTTGCTCTCTGGAGTTCTAGAGATGTGCAGTAACGGTTTCACCGGAGAATCGAAGAACCATAGCAAAAggtggagcatgaatttccagcCATTGAAGACTTCGGGGGCAGGCTTCTTGAAGGCAAAACAATACATGAGTCCTGAATTGCCTTTGCCAACAGTGGATGTCTATGTCGCCGGTAGTTTCTCCGGTACTCCTATCATCTTGACGAAGACAATTCAGTTGAGTTTTCAGAAGAAACATGTGAGGAAGGGAATGTTGGATTCAATCCCAGAGTATGAAACAACCGAAAGCAAGACCGACGTACCTTCTGACCTTGATTTGCAG GCTTTTAGATTTACAGTATAA
- the LOC131218493 gene encoding uncharacterized protein At1g01500 isoform X3, with protein MECCYESATADSVADPSRKIINHSTYQPKLSSWFDLRVFYVRVSNFEVDQSTPEYLTLKHIPLSPDTLLDVNSGRSSIYSDSVSSLLRRDRVDKKAEEVTFVSTDSIKMTGSVKFEVYDRDDLLLSGVLEMCSNGFTGESKNHSKRWSMNFQPLKTSGAGFLKAKQYMSPELPLPTVDVYVAGSFSGTPIILTKTIQLSFQKKHVRKGMLDSIPEYETTESKTDVPSDLDLQGTRE; from the exons ATGGAATGCTGTTACGAGTCCGCGACTGCAGATAGTGTTGCTGATCCGTCTAGAAAGATCATCAATCACTCTACTTATCAGCCCAAGTTGTCGTCTTGGTTTGATCTGAGGGTTTTCTATGTGAGAGTCAGCAATTTTGAGGTCGACCAATCGACCCCAGAGTATCTCACTCTCAAACATATCCCACTGAGCCCTGATACTCTCCTTGATGTGAACAGTGGGCGAAGTAGCATTTACTCTGACAGTGTTTCCTCACTTCTACGAAGGGATAGGGTCGATAAGAAAGCTGAAGAAGTCACGTTTGTAAGCACAGATAGTATAAAGATGACTGGGAGTGTGAAATTTGAGGTATATGATAGAGATGATCTGTTGCTCTCTGGAGTTCTAGAGATGTGCAGTAACGGTTTCACCGGAGAATCGAAGAACCATAGCAAAAggtggagcatgaatttccagcCATTGAAGACTTCGGGGGCAGGCTTCTTGAAGGCAAAACAATACATGAGTCCTGAATTGCCTTTGCCAACAGTGGATGTCTATGTCGCCGGTAGTTTCTCCGGTACTCCTATCATCTTGACGAAGACAATTCAGTTGAGTTTTCAGAAGAAACATGTGAGGAAGGGAATGTTGGATTCAATCCCAGAGTATGAAACAACCGAAAGCAAGACCGACGTACCTTCTGACCTTGATTTGCAG GGAACAAGAGAGTGA